Genomic window (Megamonas funiformis):
ATATAAACCACCTGTCTGCATAAGTTCTTGATGTGTACCCATTTCTTGTACACGTCCATTGTCTAAAACAACAATTTTATCAGCATGTACAATTGTTGATAGACGATGTGCTATAACAAATGATGTTCGACCAACCATCAATTTATCCAATGCCTCTTGAACAATTTCTTCGCTTTCTGTATCAAGTGCTGATGTTGCTTCATCTAAAATCAAAATACGTGGATTTTTTAAGATAGCTCTAGCAATCGCCATACGTTGACGTTGACCGCCAGATAAAGTTATACCACGTTCACCAATTTTCGTATCATAGCCATCAGCTAAATTCATGATAAAATTATGTGCATTAGCCGCTTTTGCCGCTTCAATGATTTCTTCATCAGTTGCATCTAATCTACCATAGCGAATATTTTCTTTAATTGTGCCACTAAATAACATAGTTTCTTGAGGCACTACACCAATTTGTTCACGTAATGATTTTATAGTAACATCTCGAATATCTATATCATCTATTGTTATAGCGCCCTCAGTTACATCATAAAATCTAGGAATTAAATTTGCAATAGTAGATTTTCCTGCTCCACTAGGACCTACAAATGCAATTACTTGACCTGGATTAGCTGTTAAAGATAAATCGTGTAATACATTCACACCATCTTTATAGCCAAAACTAACATGATCAAATTTAACTTTACCACTGATTTTAGGAAGCTCTTTAGCATCAGGTTTATCCTTTAAATCTTCCTGTGTATCTAATACATCAAATACACGTTCCGCTGCTGCCATAGCTTTATTAATTGTGCCATATACTCTACTGATACGTTTTACAGGATTAGCTAAATTTACGGCATAAGTTAAAAAGGCGATAAGTGCCCCAGCTGTCAAAGCGCCATTAACTACTTGATAACCACCAAACCATAAAATTACAGTTACAATTACAGCTGCTAAAAATTCTACAGTTGGTGTCAACAATGAACTGAGCTGTACACTTTTCATATTTGCTTTAAAGTTTAAATCATTTTGATTTTGAAATCTTTCAATTTCATGTTCTTCTCTAGCAAATGATTTTACTACACGAACGCCAGAAATTGTTTCTTGTAATAATGATGTTATTTCTGCTGTACGTTCTTGAATTAATGAACCACTTTTTTTGAGCTTTCTACCAAAAATTTTCATAGCTTGCCCAATCAATGGTACAACTATCAACGTAACTAAACTCAATTTCCAATCCAAATAAAACATCATAACTAAAGAACCTATCAAAATTGATGATTCTGTAACTAATTCTATTAAACTATCAACTAATGCTGCTTGAAGTGCTGCTACGTCATTAGTTATATAGCTCATTATTGTTCCTGTTTGTTTTTTTTCATAATATGCTAACTGCAACTTCTGAAATTTCACATAAAGCATTTCACGAACATCAATAATTACTCTTTGTGCTATATATGATACTAAATACGACTGACCATAGAAGAATATCCCTCTAAAGAAAAATACTACCACTATGCCTACTGCAATTAAATTTAACAGTACCATATCTCTTTCCATAAGTACCTTATCAATCATATCCTTTATAATCCAAGGTACATATAAATTTGCTGCTGCTGACATTATGATACAAACAATAGCTAATAAAAGCCTTTTCCAATATGGTTTTATAAATAAAATCAATCTCTTATAATCATTCATATCATTTATCCCTTAATCTCATTTTTAAATCTATCAACTGTTTGTAATATTAACTCAGCTGTCTTATCAGCCACTCCTGGTGAACCTAGCTTTTCCTTTACCATTAATAATTCTTCTTTTACTTTTTTAGCAGATTCAGTATCTTTATATAAATCTCTAGCAAGTCGAGCTATATTTTCACCATTTACTTCATCTTGTAACAATTCTGGCAAAACTTGTTTATCAACTAAAATATTTGGCAAACTAAAATATTTTATCTTCACAAAAATTTTAGCTATGCGATATGTGATAGCAGACATCTTATATAAAACAATTGATGGAAGTCCCATAAGTGCAGCTTCCAAAGTAACTGTTCCCGAAGTTGCAATAGCAAAATCACAGCAATTCATCAAATCATATGTCTTTGTTTCACATAATTTTACTGTTAAACCATATTCATTTATCTTTTCTTCTAAATATTTTTTATCAATACCAGTAGCTACAGGTAAAAAAAACTTTATTTCTGGTCGTTCTTTCTTTATTAACTGCGCAGCTTGAAGCATTGGTTCTAATAAATTAGCTATTTCTTGCTTTCTACTTCCCGGCAATAATAAAATATTATCTTCTTTCAAATCTATGCCAAAAAATTCCGCTGCCATCTCGCGACTCATTGAAGCCTTTACATTATCCATCAATGGATTTCCTACAAATGAAATATCTGCACCTGCTTTTTTATATACATCTAATTCAAAAGGAAAAATCGCTACAATCTTATCAGCAATTTTAGCTACCTCTTTAGCTCTGCCCTTGCGCCATGCCCAAGCTGAAGGTGGTATATATGAAAATACAGGTATATTCATTTTCTTAGCTTCTTTAGCGAGACGCCAATTAAAATCTGGATAATCTATTAAGACTAAAATATCAGGCTTTTGTTTTTTCATTTCTGCTACTAAAGCATCTTTTAATTTAAACATTTTACGTAAATTAACTAATACTTCCCAAAAACCCATCACACTATAATCTAACATGTTTTTACAAAGCTTTACTCCAGCTTGTTCCATTTGTGGACCGCCAAAACCAAACATTTCAATATCACTACAGATATTTTTCAAAGCTTTAGCCAAATTTGCTCCATGCATATCACCAGAAGTTTCCCCTGCTGAAAACATAATTTTATACATACAAACCTCCAGCCTTTATCAAGCAGAAAAAGACGCGATGATAACATTTTATAATGTATCGCCGCGTCCTACCATACTACATTGCCACAATAGTTATAGCATTTTCATCAGCTAGTGATAAAACTTTTTCTCTATCTACAATTAAAGTGCGTCCTGCTTCAATTACTAAGCCAGAAGCTTTTACTTCTATCATAGATTCAATTGTTTTTACACCAACAGCTGGCATATCAAAACGATTATCTTGAGCTGGTTTTGCCACTTTTGCTACAACTGCATTTCCGCAAGCGAGTTTTCCGCCACGTAAAATACATGCATCAGTTCCTTCAATAGCTTCTAAAGCCATTACTGCTTTATCTTTAACAACTACAGTCTGACCAATATCCAAGCCGCCAAGAGCTTTTGCCATTTTGAAACCGAATTCCATATCTAAATTTTCTCTCTCTGTTGGTTGACGTTTAGTCAATACTCCCTTTTTAGGCATAATCATTTTCAAAAGCATAGTCTGGTCAAATGTGGTAATTCCTTCTTTAGCAAGTTCTGCCACAAATGCCAACATCATAGTATCATCACTTCTATCTTTTAATGATGATAACAAAGCTATCATTCTAGCGTCAGGTAATTCATGTTGCCCTGAAAATAAAATTTCCTTAGTAACTTTACCAATCATGACAACATCTGTTACTTCTTTACCTTTTAAATAATCAATTATACTACCCAATTGAGCTACATTGATGGATTTAAAATCTGTTGCTACATTTTTTAAATCTTCTTCTACACCATCAACCAAACCTACAGCATAAACATCTATACCCATAGCTCTTGCTGCTTTTGCTACTTCAACTGGTAATCTACCTATCCCAGATAATAAACCTATTGATTTCATACTAAAATCCCCACTTTAATTATTACCTTCATGGTTTTCTCTGCAAATACCACGATCAGCATTTCTTAAGAATCGTAAAAAATGTTCTACTTCAGCACAAGAATCAACTTCTTGTTCAATTACAGATATTGCCTGCGCTAATTTTAATCCTGAACGATACAAAATTCTATATGCTTGTTTAATAGCTTTTCTTGACGATACAGAAATTCCTGCACGAGCTATACCTACACTATTTAAACCACAAACATTTGCAGGTCTACCATCTACAATTGTATATGGCACAACATCTTGTACTAATTTGGAAAAGCCTCCAACCATTGCATTTCTACCAATTTTTACAAATTGATGAACACCGGCAAAACCACCAAGAACAGCTCTATCTTCTACAATAACATGCCCTGCAACAGATGCATTATTTGCCATAATAACATTATTACCAATAATTGCATTATGTGCTACATGCGTATAAGCCATTAATAAGCAATCATTGCCAATACGAGTTTCTTCTTCAGCTCCACAAGCTCTATGAATTGTAGCATATTCACGAACTTTTGTTCGATCGCCAATATATACATAAGATTTTTCTCCCACAAATTTTAAATCCTGTGGTTCTGCACCAATAGATGCTCCTGGAAAAATCACGCAATCTTTGCCAATTTTTGTCCAACCAGTAATAACCGCATGTGGTTCAATTCTTGTACCATCACCGATTTCTACATTTTCGCCAATAACTGCAAATGGACCAATTTCTACATTTTTTCCGATTTTGGCATTTTCATGAACTATTGCTAATGGATGTATTTTGCTTTCTGCCTCCATTTGTATTCACTCCTTAAAAACTACACCATTTGGTGAAATTCCATCATAGTAAAAGAGCCAATTAATTGGCTCTTTACACCTTAATTAATCATTTTATAAGTTTTCTGGTTTTTGTAAAGCAAAAGTAAAGTCACCTTGAGCTACTAATTTATCATCAACAAAACCTTCACAATGAACTTTACCAAAATCGCCACGAATTTTCACAATTTCAGATTTCATAATAAGCTGATCTCCAGGAACTACTGGTTTTTTAAATTTAACATTATCCATACCGCCAAAATAAGCTAATTTACCGCGGTTTTCTGCTGGATATAATAAAGCAAAACCACCAACTTGTGCCATTGCTTCTAAAATTAACACGCCTGGCATAATTGGATGACCTGGAAAATGTCCTCTAAATTGGTCTTCATTTATAGAAATATTTTTTATACCTACTGCATATTTCATAGGTTCTAATTCAATAATACGATCGATCAATAAAAATGGGGGACGATGTGGTAAAACTTTTTCAATTTCAGGAATATCAATTCTCATAGTATAACCTCTCTTCTGCTTAAGTAAAGTCTGCAAGAATTTTCTTTGCTAACTTTGTATTTAATTCATGACCTGATTTTACAGCAATTACATGACCTTTTATTCTACCTGCTAATCTCAAATCACCAATAGCATCTAAAATTTTATGACGAACTAATTCATCTGGGAAACGAAGTTTATTCATCCAACCTTCATCATTGTAGACAATTACATTATCTAAATTTCCACCTAAACCTAATCCCATTTTACGTAAAGCTTCTACTTCTTTTTCATAAGCAATAGTTCGTGCTATAGCTATTTCCTTCTTATATAAATCTTTACTAGTAAATTCAAAATCATGATATTGTATACCAATTAATGGATGTGGATTTACGGAAGTAAAGCTCACACGAAAACCATCATAAGGCAATACCATTATAAATCTTTCTTTATCATCTATGCGATATAATTTATCAATTGTTATTATATCTGCTTCTTTTTCCTGTTCTTTTATTCCTGCTTTTTCTAGCAATTCTAAAAAAACATTTGCTGAACCATCTGTTACTGGTGGTTCTTCACTGTCAATTTCAATATAACAATTATCTATATCACTAGCAAATAGTGCTGACATTAAATGTTCTATTGTAAAAATCTTGACATCTCCATTACTAATCGTTGTCGCTCTTAATGTAGATGTAACATTACTTGCTATTGCTTTTATCTGTGTTTTTTCTGGTAAATCCGTTCTAATAAATACAATTCCTGTATCTACTGGAGCAGGACGCAATTTCATATTAACCTCTGTGCCTGAATGCAGACCAATTCCAGTATATGAAACATCTACCGCAATTGTTTTTTGCTTTATCATCGTCGTCCTCCTAAAAATTATATATAATTATTTTACAAGACAACGCTATTTACTGCAAGTTATTTGCTTCTTTTTTCTTTCTTTCAACATATTTCCATCTATCATGAAGCCAGAACCACTCTTCTGGATAATCTCTTATATGTTGTTCTACTAAACTAGTTAAGCTTGCCATCATATCATATATATCTTTTTGTTTATCTTTTGTTTTAGCTGTAAAAACTGGTTCTAATACTGTTAAAATATGATGTCCTGGTCTTTTTTTATCTTCAGTAATAAAAGCTGGTAATATTGGTGCCGATTTAAATCTGCTCATCACCGCTGGACCTTGCACACAAGATGCTTCATAACCTAAAAATGGCATAATAATCCCTGTAGAACCACCATCTTGGTCCATAATTAAACCGATAAAATATTTTTGTCCAAGCATTTTCATCATTTCTTTGATATCCAATTTATCTGTTATATGCATACCTGTAAATGCTCGACAATAATTTATAAAATTATTTACACCTTCATTGCGTTGATGTTGAGCCACTCCTGCTATCTTCATTCCTTTATGAGTGAGTGCTGCTCCTATAATCTCCCAATTTCCACTATGTGCTGTGGCAATGACACCACCATTTCCATAAGACATAGCTTTTTTTATATTTTCTTCACCTTTTATAGTTACATATTTATTAATATTTTTACATATAACTTTAAATCGCAATACTTCCATGATCATTGGTCCAAATCTAGTCCAACTTTTCTTTGCAATTTGCTCAGCTTTATCAGTTGATACTTTTAAACAACGCTCAATATTATGTATTGCCATTTGTTTTCTTTTTTTAGGAACAACAATCCATGTTAATTCACCTAAAATCTTACCTACAAATCTTGCTACACTAGCTGGTAATAAACAACAAATATCACTTAAAAATACTAATATATGATATAGCATTTGTATCTCCTTTCACTTTATATTCCTATCTTATTTTTTCACAATATCAATTCATTTCTAAACTAATAAAATCTATAAAAAAAGTAGCTAAGCATTAGGGCTTGGCTACTTTAATAATCAAAGAATTACTCGATTTAATTATTTTTCTCTTCTAACGCTTTTAAACGCTTTTCCATTAATTTTAATTTTTTCATCATATCTGGCAAACGAGATTCATTTGCTTTAATTCTAAGCCATTCTTGATGAGGACGAGCAGGAAAACCTGCATAAAATGAATTTTCTGGTACATCTGCAATAAGACCTGTACGTGCTGCCATAACTGAATTACTGCCAACTTTTATATGACCTTTAGAGCCAACTTGACCTGCAAATGTAACATTATGACCAACAATTGTTGAACCAGCAAGACCTGTTTGTGCTACAACTAAACAATTTTCTCCTAATACACAGTTATGACCAATGTGAACAAGGTTATCTACTTTTGTTCCTTTGCCAATCACTGTTGAACCTGTTGTTGCTCTATCAATTCCTGCATTACAGCCAATTTCAACATCATCTTCAATTACTACATTACCTACTTGTGGTACTTTTGTATGTTTTCCATCTTTAGTTATAAAACCAAATCCATCAGCACCAACTACTGTATTATCATGAATAATTACATTTTTTCCTACTTTGCAATATTCGCGAACACTAACACCTGAATGAAGAATTGTATTTTCATCTACACTAGCATATTGACCAATATAAACATTTGGATATATTTCCACATTATCGCCAATAATTGCATTATCATCAATATAGGCAAAATCCATTATAGCTACATTTTCACCAATTTTTACATTTTTACCTATATGTGCCTTAGAGCTGATGACTTTTTCTACTTTCAATTCAGGTTTAAAAATATTTAATAAAATATTGAAAGCTTCTCGAGGATTTTTTACTTTTATACAAGTTTTTGAAAAACCATCTACATCTTCTTGTATAATCACTGCAGCCGCATTACAAGCAATAGCTTCCTCTAAATGTGGGTCTACAGCAAAAGTTATTTCACTTGGACCAGCTAAAGCAATTCCTGTTGCACCTGTAATGACTAAATTCTCATCATAATCCCCACAAAGTTTACCATTTATTAAATTTGCTATCTCTGCTAGTGTTCTTTTCATAATATTACCCCTTTTTATTGCAACTTCTGAATTACATCGTCTGTAATATCAATTCCACCTTGAACTACAAACTCTTGTTTTTGAACTTGCATACCATTTGAACGCACTAATGTTTTTGGCACTACAGCAGATAATTCTTTTTCTGTTGATACTTCTGCGAGTACCTTATCCATTGTATTTTTTACTTGAGATTTATATTGCATATCTAAGCCTTGATATTGACGTTGAATATCCATCTGTGCTTTTTTAAATTCTTCATCAGACATAGTTGCTTTTTTGCTCATTAAATCTGTTTCTTTAGCTTCGATTTCTTTATTCTTAGCATCAATATTATCTCTAATTGTTTTTATTTGTGGTGCTTCATTCATAACTCGTTCAGCATCTAAATAACCTAATTTAGTTTCGCTTCCACAACCTGACATAAATACACTCATCAATGTAACAAGTGCTATTACTAACATTAATTTTATTTTCATGACACCCTATCGCCTTTCCATATATTATTTACCATTATTATTTTGCATTTGCTCATTTGTAAGCTCAGCCATTACATCGTCTGTAATATCAATTGCATCTGCACCAACTACCATACCATTTAAAACTGTATCATCAAAATTATCTATTTTTATATTACCAAAAAAATCTAATGTAGCTGGAACATCAGCAATAACTAATTTTAGATGTTTTTGAATTGCTATTTTCATAGCCTTACTAGCAATGTCTTTTAATATGCTTCTCTTTAATAAATTTATTTCATTTTCTTTTGTATGCAATAATATTATTAATCGTTCACTATCTTTTTTTCTAGCTTGAAGCATCTGCAATCTATCTTGAAGATATTGTGCCTCTCTTTTTTGTTCAGCTTGTTGTCTTTCTAAAGAGTTTTGTACATCTATTTGATGTATCTTTTGAACATTTATATCTAATTCTTGTTCTCGTTGTGCTCGCCACTTCATTAATTCATCAGCAACTTTTAAATTATATTGCTGCTCAATCAGCGCCACATTTTCTCCGCGTTCTTTTTTTAGCTGTTCTAATAATGTTAATAGATTATCTTTTTCTTCTTGAGTCAATCTCAAGTTTTCAGCATTATCTAATTTCATAGTGCAATTAAAAATAGCGTTTGTATATTTATCAGTTATTAATGTTTCTGCTTTATTTTTTTCAATAGATAATCTTTGTCTTATTTCATGTTCTTTTGTTATCGTTTCTTCTTTTAATTGTTGTTTAGCTTTTATTTCTTGTAAATTATTTTGTTCATCTACAACTTGTTCAAATACTTGACTTGCCGGATTTACTTGCGGTGGTTGCAATTGTTCTGTATTTAATGCATATGATTTTAATTTTATTAAAATCAACGTCTTCTCTGCTTGCAATTTTTCTAATTTAGCATAATCACTATGTTTAGACATCAATTTATCTATATCTACCGTAGCTATTGCTGAATTAACATCTAATTGCACTGGAGGTTTTTGTGTTTGTTTATGCCAAATATATAAAGCTCCTATAATACATAATAATACACAAATAACACCTGTAAAAATAGCACTTTTTCTGCTCTTATCCTTTTTATTCTCTTGCATATCATTATCCTTATCTTGCTCATTTGCCATAAATCCACCTCCCTACAAATTTATTTAGATTATTAAAATACCGAGCATCACTGCATTTGCTCGGTATTTCATCTAAAAGCATAAAAATTAATTTTGACCAGAAGAATTTGTTGTATCTGTAGCTTCAGCAGAAGTTGCATCAGAACTATTAGTATTATCTGTAGTTACATCACCCTGAGCTTGAATTTTTGTTAAAACATCTTGAGTGATATCCTGTCCACCATATAATACATTGTTTTTATCTAATACAACATTAATACCTCTAGAATCAGCTACTGCTTTTACTTGTTCTTCTATGCTATTGCGAATAGGATCGATTAATTCTTTTTGCTTATCTTGCATTTCTTTTTGTTTTTGTTCTATAAATTGTTGCTGCTGTTCAGGTGTCATATTTGCAGCCTGATTTTGGAAATCTTCTTGAACTTGTTTTGCTGCTGCTTCATATTTTTCACGAGCAGGTTGCATTCCTGGATGTTCTGCAATAAGTTTGGAATAATCTACAATACCAACATTAGAAGAAGATGCTCCTGCCATACCAGATTGATATTGTGAAACTCCAAGAGCGACAATACTAAATACAAATACTGCTGCAATAATAACACTAATAATTTTTACTTGTTTCTTTTCGAAATTAATCAACTTTATCTTCTCCCTTTATAAGGCTTTTGCCTCTTAGTTAAAACACTTTAATTATAACAAACTAAAAATTCTTATTCAAGGAAAGAATTAACTGCAGAAAAAATTCTGCAGTTAATCTAAAAATATTACTGTTAGAAGTTTCCACCTACATTAAAATGAAGTCTTCCGCCATCTTCACCCCAACCATAATCAAGGCGAAGAGCACCTATTGGAGTTTGCATTTGTAGTCCTAAACCTACACTAGCATGTAAATCTAAATCTTCTTCAATGGAACTCCATGAACCCCAGGATTTACCACCCCAAGCATCACCTACATCTGTAAATAAGGCACCTTGTACTTTATTCATCAATGGGAAACGATATTCCATTGTACCCATTAACATTCTATTACCAGAAAATTGTCCATCACGATAACCACGAACAGAATTTTGACCCCCTACTTCAAATAAAGCAGCTTCTGGTAAATCTTCATTTGCATAACCTGCACTACCACGCAATGCCAAAACTTGTGCATGACCTACTTTATAATATTTTTGTACACTACCTGTCAATTTAGTATAATCAAAATCTCCACCCAAACCAGCATATTCAACAGATAGACTAGTTCTAGTACCTTCAGTTGGATAGAAAATATTATCTCTTGTATCACGAACCTGAGAAGCTATAATACTTCTAGTTTCCCCAAAGTTATTATCAAGCCATTCTGTATTTTTACTACGGTCTAAACCATCTTCATGTCCACGATATTCTGTATTATTTATTTTAAAACCTAAATAATTCATTGTATATTCATCTGTTGGACGACCAAAGTTTAATTCATACCCTTGATTTTTTTTATCGTAAGTTTCAATAAGATCACCGCCATTATCGTAATCATCATATTCAAACTTACGATCATAAATACGGAAAGTACCTGTAGTTTCTTTTTCATCAAGCCATGGTTTAGTATAAGAAATGCTGTATCCGCTATCGTCTCCACCGTCGCCGCCATATTCATACATAGCTTTTACAGAATCACCAGTACCTCTGAAATTAGTATCCCCAATACTTACCATTCCTAAAAGACCATCTTCACTACTGTAACCAGCACCAATACCAAAAGAACCTGTACGTTTTTCAATAACAGTCAATTCCATGATGATATTATTTGGATCTTCTTTACCTGGTAAGATTTTCACACTAACGTCTTCAAAAAATCCTAAATTATATACACGTTGCATACTACGACGTGCTTTCTTAGCATCAAATACTTCGCCTGGTTTTATACGCATTTCACGAGTAATAACATAATCTTTTGTTTTATCATTACCTTTTACTACATAACCTTCAAGAATACCTTCATTAAAAGTTAAAGTTAAATTACCACTTTCATCAATAGATATATCTCTTAATTTTGCCAAAATATATCCATCTTGGCGATAACTAGCTTCAATATTTGCTAAATCTGTATTCAATTGACGAATATTTAAAATTTCGCCTTTTTTTACAGTTAACATATCTTCAATTTTATCTGTGGAATAAACTTGATTTCCTAAAATCTCTACAGAATTCAACACAGGATTTTCCATTACATGATAAGTTATTTTTACACCTTCAGGGACAACTTCATAAGAAGGATAATTATCATAAAAATAGCCTGTATTATAAATATTATTCCTATCTTGTTCTATATTTTTTATATTGAATTTATCTCCAGCTTTTACAGTTAAAACATTTAAGATATCTTCTTTAGCTATTTTTTCATTTCCCACAACATCTACACTGACTACTGTCATATCTGTATATGCACTATTATTATTTTTAATAGTTTCTTCTGTTGGTCTTTGTTCTTTCCAAGTATTCATTTTAGCAATAGCTTCAGGATCTTGGACTTTATCCACTTTATTTTTTTTATCATTATTGATAATAATTTCTTTGTCTTCTTTTGCAGCCTCATTGTCTGCAGATACATCTTGCATTGTTTCATCAATTTTTGCTGCTACTTCTTCTTCAGTTAAGTTTTCAGCAGATACAATATTTTCATGTACATTATTATCTACAACATTTGCAAAACAATTATTTATACTAAAGGCACTGATATTAGCCATAGCTAACGCGCAGACTAATAATTTATAATTTTTCTGTTTCAAACAAAAAACCTCCTTAATTTGGCAAAACTCACCAATACTGTAATTTTATCACAACTATATTAAAAATAATATCTTTCATATGAAAAAAGTTATGATACTCAAGAAAATATGAGTATCATAACAAATTCATCTTAAAAATAAATTAAAATTTCCACTGCATTTCTAATTTTATATTATATACAC
Coding sequences:
- a CDS encoding OmpH family outer membrane protein, giving the protein MINFEKKQVKIISVIIAAVFVFSIVALGVSQYQSGMAGASSSNVGIVDYSKLIAEHPGMQPAREKYEAAAKQVQEDFQNQAANMTPEQQQQFIEQKQKEMQDKQKELIDPIRNSIEEQVKAVADSRGINVVLDKNNVLYGGQDITQDVLTKIQAQGDVTTDNTNSSDATSAEATDTTNSSGQN
- a CDS encoding BamA/OMP85 family outer membrane protein, which gives rise to MKQKNYKLLVCALAMANISAFSINNCFANVVDNNVHENIVSAENLTEEEVAAKIDETMQDVSADNEAAKEDKEIIINNDKKNKVDKVQDPEAIAKMNTWKEQRPTEETIKNNNSAYTDMTVVSVDVVGNEKIAKEDILNVLTVKAGDKFNIKNIEQDRNNIYNTGYFYDNYPSYEVVPEGVKITYHVMENPVLNSVEILGNQVYSTDKIEDMLTVKKGEILNIRQLNTDLANIEASYRQDGYILAKLRDISIDESGNLTLTFNEGILEGYVVKGNDKTKDYVITREMRIKPGEVFDAKKARRSMQRVYNLGFFEDVSVKILPGKEDPNNIIMELTVIEKRTGSFGIGAGYSSEDGLLGMVSIGDTNFRGTGDSVKAMYEYGGDGGDDSGYSISYTKPWLDEKETTGTFRIYDRKFEYDDYDNGGDLIETYDKKNQGYELNFGRPTDEYTMNYLGFKINNTEYRGHEDGLDRSKNTEWLDNNFGETRSIIASQVRDTRDNIFYPTEGTRTSLSVEYAGLGGDFDYTKLTGSVQKYYKVGHAQVLALRGSAGYANEDLPEAALFEVGGQNSVRGYRDGQFSGNRMLMGTMEYRFPLMNKVQGALFTDVGDAWGGKSWGSWSSIEEDLDLHASVGLGLQMQTPIGALRLDYGWGEDGGRLHFNVGGNF